The genome window CACGCCCACGCGCATCAACAAGAGCCACCTGATCGACCTGTATGAGCGCGTGAGCTGGAGAGGTGCATCGCTGGGTGGCGCGCGGATTCGAGAAAGGGGAGAAGGTGAACGATGCCAATGTGATGAAGCGCTACCGGATCCTGCAGGAGTTCTTCAAGGCCGCCAAGGCTGCCTTCGGAGACACTTGGGGCGATCCCCGCTACCATGTCACCAAACCGGTCACCATCAAGGCGCTTATCCGCGTGTGCGCTGACCTGAATGCCCGTGACCGCGGCGACGAAGACACCCGCTTGCAGCGCTGGACACAGCGCCTGACCAATGCTTGGAGCAATGAGAAGCGGGAGTTCCGCGACGATGGCTTCTACGAGCGCTTCGCAGCGAAAGGGCAGGTGGAGCGCGTAGGCAAAGTGCACAAGTACCTCAGCGGGAAGTTGGGCCTGTAAGCCCGCATGACCTCGAATGAAAGGGGCCGGCTCTCGAGAGCCGGCCCCTTCTGTTAGTGCGGTGACCTAACGTGCAATGACCAAGGCATGGTGCATGACCTGGCCGGCGCACTGCAGACGAAGGGTGTAGCGCCCCCCCGCAAGGCCAGCGACCGATAGGTTCGCATGCGAATCCGGCTGGATGATCTGAAAGCTCCGTGCCTCACGGCCAAGGGCATCGAGCAACACCACTTGGGCTGCGGCATTCCCAGAATGCTTGACCGTGATCAGATCGCCCGTGCTGGGGTTGGGATGCACTGCGGTGGAGAAGCTCATCTGGGAATCAGCGCCGAGCGTCCAATCCACATTATAACGGGCCACGGCCACATCGTTATCGCCGCCCGTGCTGAAGCCTGCCGTGAAGCCCGCAAGGAGCAGTTTGCCATCAGGTTGGATGGCCAACGCGTTAGCATCATCGAAATCGGCCTGTATGGAGGTGACCGTCGCCCCATTGGTGCCGAAGGACATCACTGCATCTCCTGCGCTGGTGAAGCGTGCAACGATGAAATCGCGCGGTGTGCCGAACCCCGGTTCACCCGTGGTGCCGCAGACGATGAAATCACCGTTCACGTATTGCTTGATGTCCAAGCCGTTATCAATAGGATTGACATCCAGGGTGTGAATCCCATCGGTGCTGAATGCCGGATTGAAGAATCCATCGGATCGGATGGAGGCTACCACCAGGTCAGTTCCGGAAGGACTATCGGCCCAACCGGTCAAGCACATGGTGGTGCCGGAAGCGGTGATGCCCCATGCAGCGTGATTGCCGGTCCCGATCGCGGGCAGCAACTGGCCTGAGGTGCCGAAGCCATTCTCTGGGAAGCCGAACCCGTCCACCATGAACAGGAAAGTCTTCATCACGAAGCTCTCATCGGCATATCCCGCGCCCACCGTGTTGCCGTTCTCCATGACCGTAAGGCATGTGATCAGGTCCTCGCCTTCGTGGCTGGTGTTCACGGCAACGCCATTGTCGCCGAAAGTGGCGTCGGGCGTGCCGTCAGGCATCACCCGCATGATGAAGGCGTCGCGGTCGAAGCCAGCGTCGATCAAGCTGCCGCCCAGCATGATGCGGTCGCCGGGGATGATGGCGAGCCCGCGGGCTTCGGCCTCGCTGTCGCTCAACGCGAAGGTGATCACGCCGTTGTCGCCGAAGCTGGCGTCGGGCATGCCGCTGGCATCGGTCTTCACCAAGGGCACCACTGCTTGGGCGAAGGTGGGGTAAGCGATTCCGGTGACATAGATGTTGCCTTGGCTGTCGCGGCCCATGGCATAACCGTAGGCCTCCTCTCCGATGGTGAAGAAGGTGTAGCCTGCGTTGGTGCCAAAGCCGGCGTCCAGCGATCCATCCTCGAGCAAGTGCGCGATGAGGATTGAATTGCGGCCATCCACCCGTGCCACGCCGCAGATCAATGATGTATTGTCGTCGAGCGCGATCACGTCATGGGTCACATCGTGGAAATCGCCCGGCTGCAGGATGCTGATGCCAGCGTTCCCATAGGTGGGGTCGAGGGTGCCCGATTGGGAATAGGCACTGCCCAAGGTCAAGGCGGCAAGGAGGAACGAAGCGTAACGTGGGTTCATGGTCGCGCGGATTTGGAAGCGGATGGCGAAGATGCGCACCGCTGGGCATATTCCGTCCCTATCACTGGGTCGCTAGGAGCGAATCGAGCAAGGGCCCAACCTCCGCTTCAGCGATGATCCGCGTGGGGCCATGGAGGAAGCCATCGGCCTTCATGCGCGCTGCTTGGGCGAGCAAGTGGTCATAGAAGCCGTTCGCGTTGAGCACGCCCATGGGTTTGCCGTGGATGCCAAGCTGTCGCCACGTGAGCAGCTCGAAGAATTCGTCCATGGTGCCGAAACCGCCTGGCAGGGCCACCACCGCCTGGCTGAGCTCGTGCATCCGCATCTTCCTTTCGTGCATGTCGCGCACGATGATCAGGTCCGAAAGGCCCGTATGCGCCAATTCCTTCTCCACCATGAAACCTGGGATCACACCGATCACCTCGCCCCCAGCGCTGAGCGCCGCATCGGCCACGGCGCCCATAAGGCCCACGTGCCCGCCGCCGTACACCACGCCCAAGCCGCGCCGGGCAATAGCGCGTCCCATCTCCTTGGCAGCTTCGATGATGAAGGGGTCACGGCCTGTGCTGGCCCCGCAGAAGACGGCGACGCGCATGGCTTCGGTCACATGGCCGCCACCCGCTCGGCCTTATACGCCCCGGCCTCGAGCTTCTTCTTCACCTCCTTGAAGCTGTCGATCGTGCGCTGCACGTCCTCAAGCGTGTGCGCGGCAGTGGGGATCAACCGGAGCAGGATGGTGTCCTTCGGCACCACGGGATAAACCACGATGCTGCAGAAGATGCCATGGTTCTCGCGGAGGTCGAGCACTACATTGGTGGCCTCGGGGATGCTGCCGTGCATCAGCACGGGTGTCACGCAGCTATTGGTCACACCGATGTCGAGGCCGGCTTCGCGCAAGCCGCTCTGCAGCGCTTTAGTGATCTGCCAGAGCTTCTGGCTCAGCTCCGGCCGCGTGCGGATCATCTCCAAGCGCTTGAGGGCACCGATCACCACGGGCATGGGCAGGCTCTTGGCGAAGGTCTGGCTGCGCATGTTGTAGCGCAGGTACATGATCACATCCTCTGGCCCGCTCACAAAGGCGCCGATCGTGGCCATGGCCTTGGCGAACGTTCCG of Flavobacteriales bacterium contains these proteins:
- a CDS encoding TIGR00730 family Rossman fold protein, yielding MRVAVFCGASTGRDPFIIEAAKEMGRAIARRGLGVVYGGGHVGLMGAVADAALSAGGEVIGVIPGFMVEKELAHTGLSDLIIVRDMHERKMRMHELSQAVVALPGGFGTMDEFFELLTWRQLGIHGKPMGVLNANGFYDHLLAQAARMKADGFLHGPTRIIAEAEVGPLLDSLLATQ